Proteins found in one Pantoea cypripedii genomic segment:
- a CDS encoding SDR family NAD(P)-dependent oxidoreductase — MNPSATPRVLLIGASRGLGFALTETMLQRGYHVVATGRQHSTVSLDKLSQRYPDTLSVESVDINEPDQVSALQQRLGDRQFEMLFVNAGVKNQDGETIADVSTDEFIRVMVTNALSPLRVIETFKDNVSADGTIVVMSSGQGSITNNTNGNYEVYRGSKAALNMLMRSFAARHQDDGRTLLLMAPGWVRTDMGGPEARLSIEESIPNLLNTMETWRGRTGLHYLDYLGRVVPW; from the coding sequence ATGAACCCTTCAGCAACCCCACGTGTTTTACTTATCGGTGCCTCTCGCGGACTGGGTTTTGCCCTGACTGAGACCATGTTACAACGCGGCTATCACGTCGTCGCGACCGGCCGCCAGCACTCCACTGTCTCACTGGATAAGCTGAGTCAACGTTACCCAGACACCCTGAGTGTAGAAAGCGTGGATATCAACGAACCGGATCAGGTAAGCGCTCTGCAGCAGCGCCTCGGCGATCGCCAGTTCGAGATGTTATTCGTCAATGCCGGGGTGAAAAATCAGGATGGTGAAACCATCGCCGACGTCTCCACAGACGAGTTTATTCGTGTGATGGTGACCAACGCACTCAGCCCGCTGCGCGTGATAGAAACCTTCAAAGATAATGTCAGCGCCGATGGCACCATTGTAGTGATGTCATCCGGCCAGGGCAGTATCACCAATAACACCAATGGCAATTACGAAGTCTATCGTGGCAGCAAAGCCGCTCTGAATATGCTGATGCGCAGCTTTGCCGCACGTCATCAGGACGATGGGCGCACCTTATTGCTGATGGCGCCGGGCTGGGTACGCACCGATATGGGCGGACCCGAAGCGCGACTGAGTATTGAAGAGAGCATCCCCAACCTCCTGAATACCATGGAAACATGGCGTGGCCGCACCGGGTTACATTATCTCGACTATCTTGGCCGCGTGGTACCGTGGTAA
- a CDS encoding LysR family transcriptional regulator, whose amino-acid sequence MEIINENDLTRVDLNLLVVLLVMYEARSVTGAAQRLYLGQPAVSAALKRLREMFGDPLFVRSSQGMTPTPRAEQLVKQIAPLLQGVQQAIFSTPAFNPLEDRYSFRLGMSDWIEQWLMPDLLADLMTEAPLVDITVLAADPWQAIPLLEKQQVDMAVMVGNETSRDLIRDPITSAGFCTLWDNRHIRLTSPLTLTDFVQHDHVLVSYRGVSESALDEQLRQQGVARHVRFVTPHFSALPMMLNRMPLFATVPQGLVSSWCQRYELCAAPVPVLMPDYRLSLLWHKAGNEDAAHRWMREKLRQLVLRKLR is encoded by the coding sequence ATGGAAATCATCAACGAAAATGATTTAACTCGCGTCGATCTTAATCTTCTGGTGGTGCTGCTGGTGATGTACGAAGCACGTAGCGTAACGGGCGCGGCGCAGCGGTTGTATCTCGGACAGCCAGCAGTCAGCGCGGCGCTGAAACGTTTACGTGAGATGTTTGGCGACCCGTTATTTGTGCGTTCCTCGCAGGGAATGACGCCGACGCCACGCGCGGAGCAACTGGTGAAGCAAATTGCGCCGTTGTTGCAGGGCGTACAACAGGCAATTTTTAGTACGCCAGCGTTCAACCCGCTGGAGGATCGTTACAGCTTTCGTCTCGGTATGAGCGATTGGATCGAGCAGTGGCTGATGCCGGATTTACTGGCAGATTTGATGACAGAAGCGCCGCTGGTGGATATCACGGTGCTGGCCGCCGATCCCTGGCAGGCCATTCCGCTGCTGGAGAAACAGCAGGTGGATATGGCGGTGATGGTTGGCAACGAAACCAGCCGTGATTTGATACGAGACCCTATCACCAGCGCCGGTTTCTGCACCTTGTGGGATAACCGGCATATTCGGCTCACTTCACCGCTAACGCTGACCGATTTCGTTCAGCACGATCATGTACTGGTGTCGTATCGCGGCGTGAGCGAAAGTGCGCTCGATGAACAACTCAGGCAACAGGGGGTTGCCCGCCATGTGCGGTTTGTCACGCCGCATTTCTCCGCATTACCGATGATGCTAAACCGTATGCCGCTTTTCGCTACCGTGCCACAGGGGCTGGTCAGTAGCTGGTGCCAACGTTATGAACTGTGTGCTGCACCCGTACCGGTGTTGATGCCTGATTACAGGTTATCGCTGCTGTGGCATAAGGCGGGGAACGAGGATGCAGCCCATCGCTGGATGCGCGAAAAACTCCGCCAACTGGTGCTGCGCAAACTGCGTTAA
- the nadS gene encoding NadS family protein, whose protein sequence is MSFFDDLKTSLEEAVDIKSGVKTPARVARYEIADVKAIREQLNVSQAEMARALGTSIDTIKSWEAKRRNPTGLAAKVLATIQANPAFYLELAAH, encoded by the coding sequence ATGAGTTTTTTTGACGATCTAAAAACTTCACTGGAAGAAGCTGTTGATATAAAAAGTGGCGTTAAGACTCCAGCTCGTGTTGCTCGCTATGAGATTGCAGATGTAAAAGCCATCAGAGAACAGCTGAACGTTTCACAGGCAGAAATGGCAAGAGCATTAGGGACCAGTATCGATACTATCAAAAGCTGGGAAGCCAAACGGCGTAATCCAACCGGGCTGGCAGCGAAGGTACTGGCTACTATCCAGGCTAATCCGGCTTTTTATCTTGAGCTGGCTGCCCATTGA
- a CDS encoding AraC family transcriptional regulator, which produces MSAKIVNASSKDWVDFRRDDETGIESVNAHFCGHAYDPHDHDELLVGVTQQGLQRFNCHRALHTSTPGRSILIEPGAVHDGHAPDTAGFTYVMLYLPQAWVAQMMQRRGLGDIANIEAVFRSTLNDDALLASAIQQAWYAVHHAEGRLARDQSLDHLLTMLSRHLDPRPGIPYNAALAPMQLLRDYLHDFMAEDIGLEELARLSGIDRFRLTRQFKKAFGQSPHAYLVRLRLGSARNLLAQGVEPAQVASQVGFSDQSHLGRWFQRAYRMTPASYQRQCTNVPDRLPLSCL; this is translated from the coding sequence ATGTCAGCCAAAATCGTTAACGCCAGTAGCAAAGACTGGGTCGATTTTCGCCGCGATGACGAAACCGGTATTGAAAGCGTGAATGCCCATTTTTGCGGACATGCTTACGATCCTCATGATCATGACGAGTTGCTGGTGGGGGTGACACAGCAGGGTTTGCAGCGCTTTAATTGCCACCGCGCACTGCATACCAGCACACCGGGGCGATCGATTCTGATCGAGCCGGGTGCGGTGCATGATGGCCATGCCCCGGATACCGCAGGCTTCACCTATGTGATGCTTTACCTGCCGCAGGCGTGGGTGGCGCAGATGATGCAGCGGCGTGGTTTAGGTGATATTGCCAATATAGAAGCGGTCTTTCGCTCGACCCTGAACGACGACGCGCTGCTCGCCAGCGCCATTCAGCAGGCATGGTACGCAGTGCATCACGCAGAAGGGCGACTGGCGCGTGACCAGAGCCTTGATCATCTGTTGACCATGTTGTCACGGCACCTGGATCCCCGTCCGGGGATACCGTACAACGCAGCACTGGCACCGATGCAGTTGCTGCGTGATTATCTGCATGATTTTATGGCGGAAGATATCGGCCTGGAGGAACTGGCGCGGTTATCGGGCATCGATCGTTTCCGCCTGACACGTCAGTTCAAAAAAGCCTTTGGACAGTCCCCCCATGCTTATCTGGTGCGCTTACGGCTGGGTAGCGCACGCAATCTGCTGGCGCAGGGCGTCGAGCCAGCCCAGGTCGCCTCGCAGGTGGGTTTTTCTGACCAGAGCCACCTTGGCCGCTGGTTCCAGCGTGCTTATCGGATGACACCCGCTTCTTATCAGCGCCAGTGCACAAACGTTCCAGACCGCCTGCCACTCTCTTGCTTATGA
- a CDS encoding type II toxin-antitoxin system RelE/ParE family toxin, whose amino-acid sequence MSHAIEFIETTMFTRQIKQIATDDELRELQKELIGSPHKGDLIQKTGGLRKIRMATRAQGKSGSNRVIYFLATEEVIYLVMAYPKSIKDSLTESEKSELKKLTKLLKDEV is encoded by the coding sequence GTGAGCCATGCGATAGAGTTCATCGAAACCACGATGTTTACCCGTCAGATAAAGCAGATCGCAACCGATGATGAGCTTAGAGAACTTCAAAAGGAACTTATAGGTTCACCCCATAAAGGTGATCTGATACAGAAAACTGGCGGACTGCGTAAAATCAGAATGGCAACGCGCGCACAGGGAAAAAGTGGTAGCAATAGAGTGATCTATTTTTTAGCGACTGAAGAAGTCATCTACCTTGTAATGGCCTATCCGAAAAGTATTAAAGACAGCCTGACTGAATCTGAGAAGTCTGAACTAAAGAAACTGACAAAATTATTGAAAGATGAGGTATGA
- a CDS encoding DUF2000 family protein: MFDTKIALIVRDDLATWQRLNVVAFLATGIASAAPEMMGEAYVDARGRHYGNMAGQPMLVFAGDLPGLQRAHRQGLERELTIIPYVYAMFSTGHDAANREVFLAEDADNLNLVGIALRGPKKAVDKAIKGLSLHG, translated from the coding sequence ATGTTTGATACTAAAATCGCCCTGATCGTGCGTGATGATTTAGCTACCTGGCAGCGGCTGAATGTGGTGGCTTTTCTTGCCACCGGGATTGCCTCGGCTGCGCCAGAAATGATGGGTGAAGCTTATGTTGATGCTCGCGGACGTCATTACGGCAATATGGCCGGGCAGCCGATGCTGGTGTTTGCCGGTGATCTGCCAGGACTGCAACGCGCCCATCGTCAGGGACTGGAGCGCGAACTGACCATCATCCCTTATGTGTACGCCATGTTTTCCACCGGCCATGATGCGGCTAATCGCGAAGTATTCCTCGCCGAAGATGCTGATAACCTGAATCTGGTGGGTATCGCACTACGTGGCCCGAAGAAAGCGGTTGATAAAGCGATCAAGGGCTTGTCATTGCATGGCTGA
- a CDS encoding aldehyde dehydrogenase, which produces MHNRDYWQGLLNKQRFSTHAIIEGKPYFAKAEKTWAVVNPATNAVLSEVTACQAEDIDAAVRSARQAFTSGIWSECPLEQRKAVLRRLAELMLAHREELALLESVSMGKPVLDAYNVDVPSAAHVIAWYAESIDKIYGEVAPTRPGTLATITREPVGVVAAIVPWNFPLDIAAWKIGPALAAGNSVILKPSENSPFTALKLAELALEAGLPAGVLNVVTGLGIESGAALGLHNDVDVITFTGSTAVGKAFMGYSGQSNLKQVWLECGGKSANIVFANCQDLDLAAEKAAFGICFNQGEVCSANSRLLVERKIYPTFMAKLISKLNNWQPDHPLNLDAKMGAMVSTAHKDKVMDFIHTAIAQGGVLRAGGETREIETVANYILPTVIEVGNEDMALWRDEVFGPVLAVKVFDDESEAIELANNHIYALAASVWSDDLNQAYRVARKLNAGTVSVNTVDALDVTVPFGGNQQSGFGRDLSLHAFDKFTKLKTTWIELRQ; this is translated from the coding sequence ATGCATAATCGTGATTACTGGCAAGGTCTGCTGAATAAACAACGCTTTAGCACGCATGCCATTATTGAAGGTAAACCTTACTTCGCTAAAGCGGAAAAAACCTGGGCAGTGGTGAATCCCGCCACCAATGCGGTGCTATCTGAAGTTACCGCTTGCCAGGCTGAGGATATTGATGCAGCGGTGCGTTCCGCGCGCCAGGCATTTACCTCGGGTATCTGGTCGGAATGCCCGTTAGAGCAACGCAAAGCCGTGTTGCGCAGGCTGGCGGAGTTGATGCTGGCGCACCGGGAAGAACTGGCGCTGCTGGAAAGCGTGAGCATGGGCAAACCGGTGCTCGATGCGTATAACGTTGATGTGCCCAGTGCAGCTCATGTGATTGCCTGGTACGCAGAAAGCATCGATAAGATTTATGGCGAAGTCGCTCCCACCCGTCCGGGAACGCTGGCAACCATCACCCGTGAACCTGTCGGCGTTGTTGCCGCCATTGTACCGTGGAATTTTCCCCTCGATATTGCCGCCTGGAAAATCGGCCCGGCGCTGGCCGCCGGAAACAGTGTGATCCTTAAACCTTCCGAGAATTCGCCATTCACCGCCCTGAAGCTGGCAGAACTGGCGCTGGAGGCCGGATTGCCAGCTGGGGTGTTAAACGTCGTCACCGGGCTTGGTATCGAATCCGGTGCTGCACTGGGTCTGCATAACGATGTCGATGTTATTACCTTTACCGGTTCGACAGCGGTGGGCAAAGCCTTTATGGGGTATTCAGGCCAATCCAATTTGAAACAAGTCTGGCTGGAATGTGGCGGCAAAAGCGCCAACATTGTTTTTGCCAATTGCCAGGATCTTGATTTAGCGGCGGAAAAAGCCGCTTTCGGTATTTGTTTTAATCAGGGTGAGGTCTGTTCTGCCAACTCCAGATTATTAGTGGAACGTAAGATCTATCCCACCTTTATGGCGAAATTGATCAGTAAGTTGAACAACTGGCAACCCGATCATCCACTTAACCTGGATGCAAAGATGGGGGCAATGGTGTCAACAGCACACAAAGATAAGGTGATGGATTTTATTCACACCGCCATTGCCCAGGGTGGTGTTTTACGCGCCGGTGGCGAAACCCGGGAAATCGAGACGGTTGCTAACTACATTCTTCCTACGGTGATTGAAGTGGGGAACGAGGATATGGCCTTATGGCGTGATGAAGTCTTCGGTCCGGTATTAGCGGTGAAAGTCTTTGATGATGAGTCGGAAGCCATTGAACTGGCGAATAATCATATTTACGCCCTCGCCGCGTCAGTGTGGTCGGACGATCTTAATCAGGCCTACCGCGTAGCGCGTAAACTGAATGCTGGAACGGTCTCCGTTAACACCGTTGATGCGCTGGATGTGACTGTCCCATTTGGCGGTAATCAGCAATCGGGCTTCGGTCGTGACCTTTCTTTACATGCGTTTGATAAGTTCACCAAATTAAAAACCACCTGGATTGAATTACGCCAGTGA
- a CDS encoding LysR substrate-binding domain-containing protein — MTHFTLKQLKYFVTVVETESIAEASRQLHIAQPSISVAIKNLEDAFEQQLFIRHHAQGVSLTSSGRRFYEKAKELLRLSYEFEQSSRAENELVCGTIAVGCFESAAPLYMPKLIAGFKKLYPEINIQLYDGEQHELMHGLHRGRFDMAFLYDLDLDNAIQKEPLNAPHKPYALLPAAHPLAKKSAVTLQELANEPMILLDAVPSKNYFISIFKENGYYPEVAYSSPSIEMVRCMVGQGLGFSVLVTRPCSDMTYDGQRLVQLDIVDEMAASTLIMAYLQNNEPTRPTRLFMDYCRSVELTPAVSTS; from the coding sequence ATGACACATTTCACGCTCAAGCAACTTAAATATTTTGTCACCGTGGTTGAGACCGAAAGCATCGCTGAAGCATCGCGTCAGCTGCATATCGCCCAGCCTTCGATTTCGGTCGCCATCAAAAATCTTGAGGACGCTTTTGAACAGCAACTGTTCATTCGCCATCACGCGCAGGGTGTATCGCTCACCTCCAGTGGCAGGCGGTTCTACGAAAAAGCAAAGGAGTTGCTACGGCTGTCATATGAGTTTGAGCAAAGTTCACGCGCAGAAAATGAGCTGGTCTGCGGCACCATCGCCGTGGGTTGTTTTGAATCGGCGGCCCCGCTGTATATGCCAAAGCTGATTGCGGGCTTCAAAAAACTCTATCCGGAAATCAATATTCAGCTTTACGACGGTGAACAACATGAGCTGATGCACGGCTTACACCGTGGCCGTTTTGATATGGCATTTCTCTACGATCTTGACCTGGACAATGCGATTCAGAAAGAACCGCTTAATGCGCCGCATAAACCCTATGCGCTACTTCCGGCTGCTCATCCGCTGGCGAAAAAAAGTGCGGTGACATTGCAGGAACTGGCCAACGAACCGATGATCCTATTGGACGCCGTACCCAGCAAAAATTACTTTATCAGCATTTTCAAAGAGAATGGTTATTACCCCGAAGTGGCCTATAGCTCACCGTCAATTGAAATGGTGCGTTGCATGGTCGGGCAGGGGTTGGGCTTTTCGGTGCTGGTGACCCGCCCCTGTTCAGATATGACATATGATGGGCAGCGGTTGGTGCAACTCGATATTGTCGATGAAATGGCGGCATCGACGCTGATTATGGCTTATCTGCAAAATAATGAACCAACGCGTCCGACGCGTTTATTTATGGATTATTGTCGCAGCGTAGAATTAACCCCGGCTGTCAGCACCTCTTAA
- a CDS encoding amidase has translation MQYADYFRASLSDLTQALNQGTTTSRQLTEFALQRIAEADQTGPRYNAITWLFADQALAAATASDARRRRGESLGRLEGIPVLIKDNIEVQGWPTSAGSVLLRAVIAAQDAPLVTALRDAGAVLLGKTAMHELAAGITGASSLNGFTDNAWLAGHSPGGSSSGSAVAVAAGYVPLAIGTDTAGSVRIPAAFNHLYGLRMTHGAISIEGIVPLSPTQDIPGALVRHPDDLRLASEILSGQQLAEGNEPLRIGLWLEGFASGELAINQAVRAAVAALTGEDGTQQEITFPQLETLATDASIIPWEFAEALADWLADKPQAEVSTLSEVVASGRHHPQLEAVFTARASHPGKASESYVVQQVRQRTLYQTLSQLFAQRRINLLAYPVVKHPPVRHGELQPGNNALLAAVTGAPAISIPVGFTAQGLPIGMELLALRGREDLLLYAAARMAEIGR, from the coding sequence ATGCAATATGCTGATTATTTTCGTGCTTCGCTAAGCGACCTGACCCAGGCGCTTAATCAAGGCACCACCACCTCTCGCCAGTTAACAGAATTTGCCCTGCAACGCATTGCGGAAGCCGATCAAACCGGCCCACGTTATAACGCCATCACCTGGCTGTTTGCCGACCAGGCACTGGCTGCTGCTACGGCCAGCGATGCGCGCCGCCGTCGGGGTGAATCACTGGGTCGCCTGGAAGGTATCCCGGTCTTAATCAAAGATAACATCGAGGTACAAGGCTGGCCCACCAGCGCCGGTTCAGTCTTGTTACGCGCAGTCATCGCCGCTCAGGACGCGCCTCTGGTGACGGCGCTGCGCGATGCAGGTGCGGTGCTGCTCGGCAAAACGGCGATGCATGAACTGGCGGCAGGGATTACCGGCGCATCCTCCCTCAATGGTTTTACCGACAACGCCTGGCTGGCGGGCCATTCACCGGGTGGCTCCAGCAGTGGCTCGGCGGTGGCTGTCGCGGCAGGCTATGTTCCGTTGGCGATCGGCACCGATACCGCAGGTTCGGTCCGTATTCCGGCCGCCTTCAATCATCTGTATGGCCTGCGCATGACGCACGGTGCTATCAGTATCGAAGGCATTGTACCGCTATCACCGACCCAGGATATTCCCGGCGCGCTGGTGCGACATCCTGACGATCTACGCCTTGCCAGTGAGATCCTGAGCGGGCAGCAGCTTGCCGAGGGCAATGAACCCCTGCGCATCGGCCTATGGCTGGAAGGATTTGCCAGCGGTGAGCTGGCGATCAACCAGGCGGTAAGGGCTGCCGTAGCGGCGCTGACTGGCGAGGATGGCACGCAACAGGAGATTACCTTCCCGCAGCTTGAAACCCTTGCCACCGATGCCAGTATCATTCCCTGGGAATTCGCTGAAGCGCTGGCAGACTGGCTGGCCGACAAACCGCAGGCCGAAGTGAGCACGCTCAGCGAGGTGGTGGCATCGGGGCGTCATCATCCGCAACTGGAAGCGGTATTTACCGCACGCGCCAGCCATCCAGGCAAGGCCAGCGAAAGTTATGTGGTACAGCAGGTACGTCAGCGCACGCTTTATCAAACCCTCAGCCAGCTGTTTGCCCAGCGCAGGATCAACCTGCTGGCCTACCCGGTGGTAAAACATCCTCCGGTGAGGCATGGCGAGTTGCAACCTGGCAACAACGCCCTGCTCGCTGCGGTAACCGGGGCACCGGCTATCAGCATCCCGGTGGGCTTTACCGCCCAGGGATTGCCAATTGGCATGGAGCTGCTGGCATTGCGTGGACGGGAAGATCTGTTGCTGTACGCAGCAGCACGGATGGCGGAGATTGGGCGCTAG
- a CDS encoding MBL fold metallo-hydrolase, whose amino-acid sequence MPIRVGNCLIEKVTEQTAAIPFGSLYPDHRHEMSSALTQQTAELSIHSWVVRTGNDIIIIDTATGNQRERDHKPLFHQLQTDYAARLVQAGVQPQEVTIVLMTHIHTDHVGWNTHWQDGRWQPMFPRARYICSARELARCQSNPAMQALYLDSILPLIKSGQLETVDVDNSPLFAGVLRYLSTPGHSYDHASLVLTSHHQHALFSGDVMHHPIQFQFPHWNSVFCENKALAVRSRQQAMDWCQQHQAIWFSSHFSASSCGRVTPAKDGLLHWIPLEAEPDAIC is encoded by the coding sequence ATGCCAATCCGTGTGGGCAACTGCCTGATCGAGAAAGTGACCGAACAAACCGCAGCCATCCCCTTTGGCTCGCTATATCCCGATCATCGCCATGAAATGTCCAGTGCGCTGACGCAACAAACGGCTGAATTGTCGATCCACAGCTGGGTGGTGCGAACCGGTAACGACATCATCATTATCGATACCGCCACGGGCAACCAACGTGAACGAGACCATAAGCCCCTGTTTCACCAGCTACAAACCGATTATGCCGCACGCCTGGTTCAGGCCGGTGTGCAGCCACAGGAAGTGACGATAGTATTGATGACGCATATCCACACCGATCATGTTGGCTGGAATACCCACTGGCAGGATGGGCGCTGGCAACCGATGTTTCCGCGTGCGCGTTACATCTGCTCTGCGCGGGAACTGGCGCGATGCCAGAGCAACCCGGCGATGCAGGCGTTATATCTCGATAGCATTCTGCCGCTGATCAAAAGCGGCCAGCTGGAGACGGTAGATGTCGATAATTCGCCACTGTTTGCCGGGGTACTGCGCTATCTGTCTACCCCCGGTCACAGCTACGATCATGCTTCGCTGGTGCTTACCAGCCACCACCAGCATGCGCTCTTTTCCGGCGACGTCATGCATCACCCCATTCAGTTTCAGTTCCCGCACTGGAACTCGGTGTTTTGTGAAAATAAAGCGCTGGCGGTGCGTTCACGGCAACAGGCGATGGACTGGTGCCAGCAACATCAGGCAATCTGGTTCAGTTCCCATTTTTCTGCCAGCTCATGTGGCAGGGTTACCCCTGCTAAAGATGGGCTGCTTCACTGGATACCACTGGAGGCCGAACCGGATGCAATATGCTGA
- a CDS encoding LysR family transcriptional regulator produces MNEPDLNLLFALDALLTEGSVTGAARRLGLSESAMSRTLGRLRATTGDALLVRAGRNMVLTPYAEEIRQRTQHSVSEARAVLQPAAMPLDLATLDRSFHLRTNEGFVEAFGGTLINAVAQVAPRVRLNFVAKPEKSSRDLREGRVDLEIGVLGNMGPEIRMQALFRDRFVGVVRQGHPLARRVTLSELAAWGQIVASRRGELGGPIHDALTAAGYTRQIAAVVPAFSTAVAIAQGSDLVALVPRSLFLYHPLIKANPALVSFELPFSTPEMTVSQFWHPRLENDVAHRWLRSLVREQLPLP; encoded by the coding sequence ATGAATGAACCCGATCTGAATTTGCTTTTCGCGCTTGATGCGCTGCTGACTGAAGGCAGTGTGACAGGGGCTGCGCGTCGCCTTGGTCTGAGTGAATCCGCTATGAGCCGCACGCTGGGGCGATTGCGCGCCACCACCGGTGATGCGTTGCTGGTGAGGGCAGGGCGTAATATGGTGCTGACCCCCTACGCTGAAGAGATTCGGCAGCGAACCCAGCATAGCGTCAGTGAGGCGCGCGCGGTGCTGCAACCGGCGGCGATGCCACTGGATCTGGCGACGCTGGACCGCAGTTTTCATCTGCGCACCAATGAGGGCTTTGTCGAAGCCTTCGGTGGCACCTTAATCAACGCAGTGGCGCAGGTTGCGCCGCGTGTGCGGCTGAACTTTGTGGCGAAGCCGGAAAAAAGTTCGCGCGATTTACGTGAAGGACGGGTCGATCTGGAGATTGGCGTGCTTGGCAACATGGGGCCGGAAATCCGCATGCAGGCGTTGTTTCGCGATCGGTTTGTGGGCGTGGTGCGCCAGGGACATCCGCTGGCGCGGCGGGTGACGTTAAGCGAACTGGCTGCCTGGGGACAGATCGTTGCTTCACGTCGCGGAGAGCTGGGTGGGCCGATCCATGATGCACTGACGGCTGCGGGCTATACCCGGCAGATTGCCGCCGTCGTCCCAGCGTTTTCCACGGCGGTGGCGATTGCGCAAGGCTCCGACCTGGTGGCGCTGGTGCCCCGTTCGCTGTTTCTCTATCATCCGTTAATTAAAGCCAACCCGGCACTGGTGAGTTTTGAACTGCCGTTCAGCACGCCGGAAATGACAGTTTCGCAGTTCTGGCATCCCCGGCTGGAAAATGATGTGGCGCATCGCTGGCTGCGTAGTCTGGTGCGCGAGCAGCTTCCTCTGCCCTGA